The following coding sequences lie in one Aspergillus puulaauensis MK2 DNA, chromosome 3, nearly complete sequence genomic window:
- a CDS encoding NAD-dependent epimerase/dehydratase family protein (COG:M;~EggNog:ENOG410PM6B;~InterPro:IPR016040,IPR036291,IPR005886;~PFAM:PF16363,PF07993,PF01370;~go_function: GO:0003978 - UDP-glucose 4-epimerase activity [Evidence IEA];~go_process: GO:0006012 - galactose metabolic process [Evidence IEA]) — protein sequence MSTMDSPSPRQSDASSPAEPCSPSCVDTPATQSSVLFDGNLDELLRNFPLRQYILVTGGLGFIGSHTTLELLKASYNVIVIDNLSNSFQNVFDRIKHLAEKHHEKQGTEMPALHLDAHDYRDTAALKQLLDQYQVESRWGSPKSKIAGVIHFAAYKAVEESIRSPLKYYANNVGGLVDFATTLGEYGIKTFIFSSSATVYGTLATSGLPLKEELCAHKDEVLHGADGFSQSIKAGCTGITNPYGRTKWMCEAILADLAASDPEWTIVALRYFNPIGCDESGLLGEDPKQIPTNLLPVVVKVMTGEYKELQMFGTDWETEDGTAVRDFIHVTDLARGHIAALDVANERKLAENFRAFNLGTGRGHSVMEVIDTMESVSSKRIPVKAAPRRPGDVGSCVAVATRSQQELQWKTEKTLADACGSLCKFLEISGLSFSEC from the coding sequence ATGTCCACAATGGATAGTCCTAGCCCTCGACAGTCCGACGCAAGCTCTCCTGCGGAGCCCTGCTCTCCGTCATGCGTGGACACGCCAGCAACGCAGTCTTCCGTTTTGTTTGACGGCAACCTAGACGAGTTACTGCGTAACTTCCCCCTTCGTCAGTACATTCTCGTCACCGGCGGGCTTGGTTTTATCGGGAGTCACACAACATTAGAACTGCTCAAGGCCAGCTATAACGTCATCGTGATCGACAACCTCAGCAATTCTTTCCAAAACGTCTTTGACCGTATCAAGCATTTGGCGGAAAAGCACCATGAAAAGCAGGGAACTGAAATGCCGGCCCTGCATCTGGATGCCCATGACTACCGGGATACTGCCGCTCTGAAGCAACTTCTTGACCAATATCAGGTGGAGTCCAGATGGGGCTCCCCCAAGTCCAAGATTGCTGGGGTCATCCATTTCGCCGCTTATAAAGCCGTTGAGGAGAGCATCAGAAGCCCATTAAAGTACTATGCGAACAACGTGGGCGGTCTTGTTGACTTTGCGACAACATTGGGCGAGTACGGTATCAAAactttcatcttctcttcatcggcaACTGTTTACGGCACGCTCGCCACTTCCGGTCTTCCGCTCAAAGAAGAGCTCTGCGCCCACAAGGATGAAGTCCTCCATGGTGCTGACGGATTCAGCCAGTCCATCAAAGCTGGATGTACCGGTATCACAAACCCGTATGGACGCACAAAATGGATGTGCGAGGCCATATTGGCGGATCTAGCAGCTTCTGATCCGGAATGGACAATTGTGGCGCTCCGGTACTTCAACCCAATCGGCTGCGACGAGTCTGGGTTGCTTGGGGAAGATCCGAAACAGATTCCCACGAATCTTCTACCCGTCGTGGTAAAAGTAATGACGGGGGAATACAAGGAACTGCAGATGTTCGGCACTGATTGGGAAACCGAAGATGGCACTGCTGTCCGCGACTTCATCCACGTTACCGACTTAGCCCGAGGGCACATCGCTGCGCTTGATGTCGCCAACGAAAGAAAATTAGCGGAAAACTTCCGTGCATTCAACCTAGGTACTGGACGAGGACATTCAGTGATGGAGGTAATCGACACCATGGAAAGTGTATCCTCCAAGCGAATCCCAGTCAAAGCAGCTCCCCGTCGTCCAGGAGATGTTGGTTCCTGTGTTGCCGTCGCCACCAGGTCGCAGCAGGAGCTCCAATGGAAAACTGAAAAGACACTGGCGGATGCATGTGGCAGCCTGTGTAAGTTTTTGGAAATCAGTGGTCTATCATTCTCAGAGTGTTAA
- a CDS encoding spherulation-specific family 4 protein (CAZy:GH135;~COG:S;~EggNog:ENOG410PRJ3;~InterPro:IPR021986;~PFAM:PF12138;~TransMembrane:1 (i20-40o)) yields MEPGKHVRERHCLRSWRSRLAVAALVFVVLLAIILPPAIIVSSRKDNNNMGPKAKVFVPLYVYPAPGAWDPLVNVISTHPNVNFTVVVNPGSGPGPNPLPDGNYTKEIPRLTAHGNVRVLGYVATTYAKRNISSVRNDIETYAAWPTISANPKLTVRGIFFDETPQQYDEETFAYLEELSKIVRNTPGLGPDHFVFHNPGVVPDSRYLTTADSTVVFEATYDTFQERDGARLFEAIPDSDRSQLCAVIHSLPEGVEGSELREFVKQVRRIADEVFITHLSTNYYAGFGGKWKDFVRLMSQ; encoded by the exons ATGGAACCTGGAAAACACGTGAGAGAAAGACACTGCCTCCGCAGCTGGCGGTCTCGCCTCGCTGTGGCCGCTCTTGTCTTTGTTGTTCTTCTCGCAATCATCCTCCCACCCGCAATTATAGTCAGTTCGCGCAAGGATAATAATAACATGGGCCCGAAAGCAAAGGTCTTTGTCCCTCTTTATGTGTACCCCGCTCCTGGTGCGTGGGATCCGCTGGTGAATGT GATATCTACCCACCCCAACGTCAACTTCACAGTTGTTGTGAACCCTGGTAGCGGCCCAGGCCCGAACCCTTTGCCCGATGGCAACTACACGAAGGAGATTCCTCGGTTAACCGCCCACGGCAATGTTCGGGTATTGGGATATGTTGCTACGACGTATGCAAAGCGCAATATTTCGTCAGTGCGCAACGACATCGAGACCTACGCCGCATGGCCTACCATTAGCGCCAATCCCAAACTCACGGTTCGGGGGATATTCTTCGACGAAACGCCTCAACAGTACGATGAAGAGACCTTTGCGTATCTGGAAGAGCTCAGCAAGATCGTGAGAAACACCCCAGGGTTGGGGCCCGACCATTTC GTCTTCCATAACCCCGGAGTAGTGCCAGACTCTCGCTACCTGACGACAGCTGACTCGACCGTTGTATTCGAGGCAACTTATGACACCTTCCAGGAGCGCGATGGAGCCAGGCTGTTCGAGGCGATACCCGACAGCGACCGCAGCCAGCTTTGTGCAGTGATCCACTCCCTACCAGAGGGCGTGGAAGGGTCAGAGCTGCGAGAATTTGTGAAGCAGGTGCGACGAATTGCAGACGAGGTCTTCATTACCCATCTGAGCACGAATTACTACGCCGGTTTTGGCGGCAAATGGAAGGACTTTGTTAGACTTATGTCCCAGTAA
- a CDS encoding endo alpha-1,4 polygalactosaminidase (CAZy:GH114;~COG:S;~EggNog:ENOG410PJDR;~InterPro:IPR017853,IPR013785,IPR004352;~PFAM:PF03537;~TransMembrane:1 (i21-46o);~go_function: GO:0003824 - catalytic activity [Evidence IEA]), which produces MESLKPPTATGWKSWSAKKKALLLTSVLIFIIALGVGLGVGLGLGLHNDDDDDSDNNENEGGDDNTDNNTNIWQPAVGTSWQIVLRYALNDTSVDADVYDIDLYDNKKSVLDELHSDGRKVICYFSAGTYEDWREDAAQFPRDTLGDDLPDWDGERWVDIRSSRVRDIMSARLDLAAEKGCDGVDPDNVDGYDNENGLGLGEEDSVDYMNWLAGEAHGRNLSIGLKNAGDIIPRVIGRMQWSVNEQCAQYEECEVYAPFVKRGKPVFHIEYPKGDETNDEVMVRGAKKDQACDFDDSGDFSTVIKNMDLDNWIQTC; this is translated from the coding sequence ATGGAATCCCTCAAACCCCCCACCGCAACCGGGTGGAAATCCTGGAGCGCCAAAAAGaaagccctcctcctcacctcGGTCCTCATATTCATCATCGCGCTAGGCGTCGGTCTAGGTGTtggtctcggtctcggtctacacaacgacgacgacgacgacagcgacaacaacgAGAATGAAGGTGGTGACGACAACACCGATAATAATACAAACATCTGGCAACCAGCCGTCGGCACCTCATGGCAGATCGTGCTACGGTACGCGCTAAACGATACCTCCGTCGACGCAGACGTATACGACATCGACCTCTACGATAACAAGAAAAGTGTGCTTGACGAACTCCACTCCGACGGTCGGAAGGTTATCTGCTATTTCAGCGCAGGCACATACGAAGACTGGCGCGAGGACGCGGCCCAGTTCCCCAGGGACACGCTGGGCGATGACCTCCCCGACTGGGACGGCGAGAGGTGGGTTGATATCCGCTCGAGCCGGGTGCGCGATATCATGAGTGCGCGTCTGGATCTTGCGGCTGAGAAGGGGTGTGATGGGGTTGATCCTGATAATGTGGATGGGTATGATAATGAGAAtggactggggctgggggaggaggattcgGTGGATTATATGAATTGGTTAGCGGGGGAGGCGCATGGGCGGAATTTGTCGATTGGGTTGAAGAATGCGGGGGATATTATACCGCGGGTTATTGGGCGCATGCAGTGGAGTGTTAATGAGCAGTGTGCGCAGTATGAGGAGTGTGAGGTGTATGCGCCGTTTGTGAAGAGGGGGAAGCCGGTTTTTCATATTGAGTATCCCAAGGGGGACGAGACGAATGATGAGGTGATGGTCCGCGGGGCGAAGAAGGACCAGGCGTGTGATTTTGATGATTCGGGGGATTTTTCGACTGTTATCAAGAATATGGATTTGGATAATTGGATTCAGACTTGTTAG
- the agd3 gene encoding putative extracellular serine-rich protein (COG:S;~EggNog:ENOG410PKR3;~SECRETED:SignalP(1-27)) gives MVAPTIVLQLGCFFGFLICDTPRGVWPEGRPSVSPWPSETPSSGISTSTGGITTSSGDTSVPVTVTPTVPPGTTLTTLPSSSASDSTTSDSPPSSTIVSSPDTSTISTSPTTVTSSSTTMSVTTSAVPAATGTLAANILILARDSTQADVASSGLNGYGIPYTTLLVPQAGVELPALNSSSGGNFGGIVVAGEVSYDYGSDSWRSALTDDQWNQLYAYQLAYGVRMVQYDVFPGPNFGASSVGDGGCCADGVEQLVYFSDTSDFPTAGLRTGSDAGVSTEGLWHYPATVSDTNTTKKIASFAAGGGVSGESAAAVINNFDGRQQLVYFIGFDTVWSQTSNYLQHAWITWITRGLYAGHRRVNLNTQIDDMFLETDIYSPAGQIFRIGTADLDGITSWLPTIRGKLNAGSTYFVEIGHNGNGNIEAAVESAGESTCSGGAIEYDSPPDTELEFQKPLGSGTNLWPSSPANYTWTTSCTNQDSLLVWFQEHLNDYAYISHTFTHLEQNNATYSDVSKEISFNQAWLRQVGFTEAQRFTSNGIIPPAITGLHNGDALRAWSENGITNCVGDNTRPALLNSENAMWPYFTKVSSDGFDGIQVNPRWATRIYYNCDTPACTTQEWIDTSAGAGTFTDLLATERAETLRHFFGLHRDPFMFHQANLRNTGIDPITVNGETAQISIFQAWVETVVAEFTRLVNWPVVSTTHQEMSDYFLQRYRRDQCGYSLSYVLDGNSITGVTLSANGNSCDATIPVTFPDAPSDTHGFSTEQLGSDPVTVWAQLSGSPVTFSLASPIAL, from the exons ATGGTCGCGCCCACGATAGTGCTCCAGCTCGGCTGTTTCTTTGGGTTCTTAATCTGCGACACTCCCCGTGGTGTCTGGCCTGAAGGACGACCGTCTGTCTCTCCGTGGCCTTCTGAGACGCCAAGTTCAGGCAtttccacctccaccggAGGAATTACTACGTCCTCGGGAGATACGAGTGTTCCTGTCACTGTTACGCCAACTGTCCCCCCTGGCACGACCCTGACGACTCTGCCttcgtcttctgcttctgatTCGACTACTTCCGACTCTCCTCCTTCTAGTACGATTGTCTCCAGTCCCGATACCTCTACTATTAGTACCTCTCCCACTACTgttactagtagtagtaccACCATGTCCGTCACTACAAGCGCCGTTCCTGCGGCCACTGGCACCCTTGCTGCCAACATCCTGATCCTTGCTCGCGACTCTACCCAGGCCGATGTCGCCTCCTCTGGTCTCAATGGCTACGGTATCCCCTACACTACGCTTCTCGTCCCCCAGGCCGGTGTTGAGCTTCCTGCCCTGAACTCCTCGTCTGGTGGAAACTTTGGcggcatcgtcgtcgctggcGAGGTCAGCTACGACTATGGCAGTGACAGCTGGCGCAGTGCCTTGACGGACGACCAGTGGAACCAGCTCTATGCCTACCAGCTAGCGTATGGTGTGCGCATGGTGCAATACGATGTCTTCCCCGGCCCTAACTTCGGCGCCTCGTCTGTCGGTGACGGCGGCTGCTGTGCCGATGGCGTTGAGCAGCTGGTGTACTTCTCCGATACCAGCGACTTCCCGACTGCTGGACTGCGAACTGGTTCCGATGCTGGCGTGAGCACCGAGGGACTGTGGCACTATCCTGCCACCGTCAGcgacaccaacaccaccaagaAGATCGCCTcgtttgctgctggcggcgggGTCAGCGGcgagtctgctgcagcagTCATCAACAACTTCGATGGACGCCAGCAGCTGGTCTACTTCATCGGCTTCGACACCGTCTGGAGTCAGACATCCAACTACCTGCAGCACGCATGGATTACCTGGATCACCCGCGGCCTGTATGCAGGACACCGCCGGGTCAACCTGAACACCCAGATCGACGACATGTTCCTCGAGACGGACATCTACTCGCCTGCTGGCCAGATCTTCCGCATTGGCACTGCTGATTTGGACGGCATCACCAGCTGGCTCCCAACCATTCGTGGCAAGCTCAACGCTGGCAGCACGTACTTCGTCGAGATCGGCCACAACGGCAATGGTAACATCGAGGCTGCTGTCGAGTCCGCCGGCGAGAGCACCTGCAGCGGCGGTGCCATTGAATACGACTCGCCCCCGGACACTGAGCTCGAGTTCCAGAAGCCTCTCGGCAGTGGAACGAATCTCTGGCCGTCGTCTCCGGCCAACTACACCTGGACGACCAGCTGCACGAACCAAGACTCCCTGCTCGTCTGGTTCCAGGAGCACCTCAACGACTACGCCTATATCTCGCACACCTTCACCCACCTGGAGCAGAACAACGCCACCTACTCGGATGTCTCCAAGGAGATTTCCTTCAACCAAGCGTGGCTCAGACAGGTTGGATTCACCGAAGCCCAGCGGTTCACCTCCAACGGCATCATCCCTCCTGCCATCACCGGGCTGCACAACGGCGATGCCCTCCGCGCCTGGTCTGAGAACGGCATCACGAACTGCGTAGGCGACAACACCCGGCCTGCCCTGCTCAACTCCGAGAACGCCATGTGGCCGTACTTCACCAAGGTCTCCAGCGACGGCTTCGACGGCATCCAGGTCAACCCGCGCTGGGCAACTCGCATCTACTACAACTGCGATACGCCTGCCTGCACCACGCAGGAGTGGATTGACACCTCTGCTGGCGCCGGAACCTTCACCGACCTTCTCGCGACGGAGCGCGCTGAGACTCTGCGTcacttcttcggcctccACCGCGACCCCTTCATGTTCCACCAGGCCAACCTGCGCAACACCGGCATCGACCCTATAACCGTCAACGGCGAGACGGCCCAGATCTCCATCTTCCAGGCGTGGGTTGAGACCGTCGTTGCCGAGTTCACCAGGCTCGTCAACTGGCCTGTTGTCAGCACCACTCACCAAGAG ATGTCCGACTACTTCCTCCAGCGCTACCGCCGCGACCAGTGCGGCTACTCGCTCAGCTACGTCCTCGACggcaacagcatcaccgGCGTGACCCTCTCCGCCAACGGAAACTCCTGCGACGCCACTATCCCCGTCACCTTCCCCGACGCGCCGTCCGACACCCACGGCTTCTCGACCGAGCAGCTGGGCAGCGACCCTGTGACTGTGTGGGCGCAGCTCTCTGGGTCGCCGGTGACATTCTCGCTGGCCAGCCCTATCGCGCTGTAg